CTCGCGACGTGTTTTGGAATCGTTTGAAGGCGGCCCCCGGCAATGAGAATGATTCGGGTCGGCTGGGTGCTACGGGTCGCGCGGGTCAGATGCTGCGCACGCCCACGGTGACCTTAGGGGTGGGCAAGATTCACGTGTTGCTCAAAGGCAAAGCGCGGGTTTACGCCGCTGTGGATTCCCACTTGATGAACGAGGGGCCTCTCCACGGTCAGCTCGCACAAACCATGAGCAGCGGGATGAGTTTGGAGCCGCTCTGGGTTACACAAGACCTGAGCTCCTACTCGGGACACCGGATGCACTTGGAATTCGGGCCGGATGGTGCAGGGGAATTGGAAGTGCTGATGGCGGTTGAATCGGCCGACCAGCCCACTTGGCGACCGTCGTTGCAACTGGAGCCTGGGCCGTCCGTTAGATCCCTGAGTGACTTCGCTCACGAGATTCAGGCGGCGGCGGCCGGTGTTTTGGAGGCGGTGCAGCGCGGCGATTCGGCTGTGGATGGGCTCACTTCAAAGCAGGCGCTCCTGCTGAATTGGTTGGTCCAAAATTCGAGCTTGTTCGAGCCCGCCTCGGGGTCGGGAGCTTTCGATTTAGCCAGGGAGTTCGTCGCGGGGCAGAGCGCGATTGCGAGCCGAGTTCGTTGGGAATCACGAACGGCGGTTTCCTGGTTCGATGGCACGGGTGTTGATGAGTTCGTTTTGGTACGCGGCAAGCCTTTCAAACAGGGGGCTCTCTCGCCGCGCAGTCTTCCGGTGGCCTTCGCGACGGCTAAGCCCATCGACACCTCGGTTTCGAGCGGGCGGTATCAACTGGCCCAACAGCTCGTCGATCCAACGAATCCTTTGCTCTCACGCACGATAGTCAATCGCGTGTGGCATCATGTCTTCGTACGGGGGATCGTGCCCACCGTGGACAACTTTGGTGCCCTGGGCGAGCCGCCGACTCACCCCGAGCTTCTGGACCATCTGGCCTGGCAGTTCATGCATGAAGACGGCTGGTCGGTGAAGCGCTTGATCCGTCGGCTGGTGTTGACGGAAGCGTTCGCCCGGAGCAGTCATATCAGAGGGGGGCGTAACGAGGAGATCGATCCTGCGAATGTTTTCCTCCATCGAATGCCGGTGCGGCGTCTGGAGGGTGAGGCCATTCGCGATGCTCTGCTCGCGGTTTCGGGGCGCCTGAATCCGATCGTGGGCGGTCCCCCGGTTCCGGTGCACCTGACGGAATTTTTGGTCGGTCGCGGCCGGCCCGAGGGCAGCGGTCCATTGGATGGGGACGGGCGGCGCAGTGTCTACACGGCAATGCGACGCAATTTCATTCCCACGTTGATGCAGACCTTTGACATGCCAACTCCTTTTAGCACGGTGGGCAAACGGAACGTGACCAATGTGCCCGCTCAGTCTCTCGCGCTGATGAATGACCCTCTTTTCCATGAGCAGTCAGCGGTGTGGGCCAGGCGGCTCCTGCGCGAGACTCAAGGTGCTGACGCCGTAGGCCGGATTCGATGGTTGTACGAAACCGCCTATGCCCGGTTGCCGGGGGAAGCCGAGATCCAAGCCTGCTTGGACTCACTCGGCGAACTTCGGCGGCTTCACGGTGCGGCCGACCAGGAGAGCGTCGAGGTTTGGGGGGATCTGTGCCACGCGCTGCTGAACGCCAACGATTTCATTTACCTGAAGTGATATGAAGCCCAACCACTCTTCGACGTTGTTTCTGGATCCGCGCCTGAGTCGGCGCGAGTTGCTGCGTCGAGCGTCCAACGGGTTTGGTGCGATGGCGATGGCGGCCCTGCTGGGCGGCAAGGCTTCGTCGGTGCAGGCGGCTCTGAACGGGGTAGCCTCGGCTCGTCGGCCTCTCGAGCCCGGGCCGTCTCATTTCCCGGGGAAGGCTCGGAGCGTGATCTTCCTCTTTATGGAAGGCGCGGTGTCTCAGGTCGACAGCTTCGACTACAAGCCAATGCTGGAGAAGTATCATGGCCAGGATCCGCGAAAAGCGATCGGCAAGCTGGAGAAGACCCAGTTTGAGAATATCGGGAAGGTTCTCAAGTCCCCTTGGAAATTTCAGCAGCACGGGCAGTCAGGTCTGTGGGTGAGCGATCTGTTTCCGCACATCGCCCGACAGGCGGACGACCTGTGTGTGGTGCGATCGTTGACCTCGACATTTCCTGAGCACACCAGCGCCAACTATTTTTTGCATAGTGGGATTGGGTTGCAGGGACGTCCTAGCATGGGGGCGTGGGTCACCTACGGGCTGGG
The Verrucomicrobiales bacterium genome window above contains:
- a CDS encoding DUF1553 domain-containing protein gives rise to the protein MKKPLTVVSSVMWALLLSLQMQAAENDFFEKRIRPARDAWIWRTPSRQSVPQVEGHSAATDVDRFLYAKLESKGLGAAGPADEATWLRRVHFAITGLPPTRDDLQTFLADTKIDAGARERVVDRLLGSPHFGERWARHWMDLMRYAESRGHESDFAIANAWQYRDYLIRAFNSDVLYKQFVLEHVAGDLLPAPRLQTGSELNESVLATGWAFLGEEVHSPVDIRQDECERIDNKVDVFSKTFLGLTVSCARCHDHKFDPIRTDDYYALAGFMLGSSFRQVRFEAMENNRKMAAELADWRGRYAPRLLKSVIARRESGVAGIAENLMAAAQALTAGGLTEGAPAKESARLQPWLLHLSQAATNPGALLHRFATAALDSKRDQAGRFAGGTPAPASSASVALPKGARVIADYTQADAQPWKVDGEAFGSRPLRVGEVVLGMDTTNPVAKVMPYGAATRDVFWNRLKAAPGNENDSGRLGATGRAGQMLRTPTVTLGVGKIHVLLKGKARVYAAVDSHLMNEGPLHGQLAQTMSSGMSLEPLWVTQDLSSYSGHRMHLEFGPDGAGELEVLMAVESADQPTWRPSLQLEPGPSVRSLSDFAHEIQAAAAGVLEAVQRGDSAVDGLTSKQALLLNWLVQNSSLFEPASGSGAFDLAREFVAGQSAIASRVRWESRTAVSWFDGTGVDEFVLVRGKPFKQGALSPRSLPVAFATAKPIDTSVSSGRYQLAQQLVDPTNPLLSRTIVNRVWHHVFVRGIVPTVDNFGALGEPPTHPELLDHLAWQFMHEDGWSVKRLIRRLVLTEAFARSSHIRGGRNEEIDPANVFLHRMPVRRLEGEAIRDALLAVSGRLNPIVGGPPVPVHLTEFLVGRGRPEGSGPLDGDGRRSVYTAMRRNFIPTLMQTFDMPTPFSTVGKRNVTNVPAQSLALMNDPLFHEQSAVWARRLLRETQGADAVGRIRWLYETAYARLPGEAEIQACLDSLGELRRLHGAADQESVEVWGDLCHALLNANDFIYLK